From a single Mus caroli chromosome X, CAROLI_EIJ_v1.1, whole genome shotgun sequence genomic region:
- the LOC110287102 gene encoding cancer/testis antigen 47A-like, translating into MSTTRDQDPAIESRDNPLTLEGEWVQEALESSAVDLDGSSATPESEEVVVDCPREVEEVGAGIPEEEGDRGDSVDVEEDSEIEAVAEEEEEGEEEEEGVQAGQNVVVDAHHFPMAGFRFMFLDLVHAILNRVYYNDHILARDPRNEMDSPNTSESDNSNERQTPPEPIPSTVRAAEYVHQGPDLPEVIATFPELEEPAAFEEAADHYLQETTGEEMNITAWNIC; encoded by the exons ATGTCTACCACAAGGGATCAAGATCCAGCCATAGAGAGCCGAGACAACCCACTAACTCTTGAGGGAGAGTGGGTACAGGAAGCTTTAGAGAGTAGTGCAGTAGACCTAGATGGGTCCTCTGCCACACCTGAATCTGAAGAAGTAGTGGTCGATTGTCCTAGAGAGGTGGAGGAAGTTGGGGCCGGAATCCCAGAGGAAGAGGGTGACAGGGGAGACAGTGTGGATGTTGAGGAAGACTCGGAGATTGAAGCTGttgctgaggaggaggaagaaggtgaggaggaggaagaaggtgtTCAAGCAGGTCAAAATGTTGTGGTGGATGCCCATCATTTCCCAATGGCTGGCTTCCGATTTATGTTTCTGGATTTGGTCCATGCCATTCTCAATCGTGTCTATTACAACGACCACATCCTGGCTAGAGACCCTCGAAATGAGATGGACTCACCTAACACTTCCGAATCTGACAACTCAAATGAGCGCCAAACACCACCCGAGCCTATCCCATCAACAGTGAGGGCCGCAGAGTATGTGCATCAGGGCCCAGACCTTCCTGAGGTTATCGCCACATTTCCAGAGCTGGAGGAGCCTGCTGCCTTCGAGGAAGCAGCAGATCATTACCTGCAGGAGACAACAG gagaagaaatgaacaTCACTGCATGGAATATTTGctag